A part of Streptococcus porcinus genomic DNA contains:
- the fabK gene encoding enoyl-[acyl-carrier-protein] reductase FabK, translating into MKTRITELLDIEYPIFQGGMAWVADGDLAGAVSNAGGLGIIGGGNAPKEVVKANIDRVKSITDKPFGVNIMLLSPFADDIVDLVIEEGVKVVTTGAGNPGKYMERLHQAGIIVIPVVPSVALAKRMEKLGVDAVITEGMEAGGHIGKLTTMTLVRQVVDSISIPVVAAGGIADGQGAAAAFMLGAEAVQVGTRFVVAKESNAHQNFKDKILKAKDIDTIVSAQVVGHPVRALKNKLTSAYAKAEKEFLADKRTVQDIEEMGAGALRNAVVDGDVVNGSVMAGQIAGLIQKEESCQAIIEDIFYGAAAVIQKESKRWETIKID; encoded by the coding sequence ATGAAAACACGCATTACAGAATTACTAGATATTGAATACCCTATTTTTCAAGGAGGAATGGCTTGGGTTGCAGATGGCGACCTTGCGGGAGCAGTTTCCAATGCTGGTGGCTTAGGCATTATTGGTGGAGGAAACGCACCAAAAGAAGTTGTTAAGGCCAATATTGACCGCGTTAAATCAATTACCGATAAGCCATTTGGTGTCAATATTATGCTACTGTCACCCTTTGCGGATGATATAGTTGACTTAGTGATTGAAGAAGGTGTTAAAGTGGTAACGACCGGTGCGGGAAATCCTGGTAAATACATGGAGAGATTGCACCAAGCAGGAATCATTGTGATTCCGGTAGTTCCAAGTGTTGCACTAGCAAAACGTATGGAAAAATTAGGAGTTGATGCAGTCATTACTGAAGGAATGGAAGCTGGAGGTCATATTGGGAAATTGACTACTATGACATTGGTGCGCCAAGTGGTGGACAGTATTTCTATACCAGTTGTTGCAGCTGGAGGAATTGCTGACGGACAAGGAGCTGCTGCAGCCTTTATGCTTGGAGCAGAAGCTGTCCAAGTTGGTACACGTTTTGTTGTTGCAAAAGAATCAAATGCTCATCAGAATTTCAAGGATAAAATTTTAAAAGCAAAAGATATCGACACTATTGTATCTGCCCAAGTTGTCGGTCACCCAGTACGTGCCTTAAAAAATAAATTGACATCGGCTTACGCAAAAGCTGAAAAAGAGTTTTTAGCAGATAAACGTACAGTTCAAGATATTGAAGAAATGGGAGCTGGAGCTTTGCGCAACGCTGTTGTTGATGGTGATGTGGTTAACGGATCCGTTATGGCTGGTCAAATTGCTGGCTTAATTCAAAAAGAAGAAAGTTGTCAAGCAATCATAGAAGATATTTTCTATGGAGCAGCAGCTGTTATTCAAAAAGAATCTAAGCGTTGGGAAACTATTAAGATAGACTAA
- a CDS encoding acyl carrier protein, with product MSVFEKVQEIIVEELGKEADEIKMETTFDDLDADSLDVFQVISEIEDAFDIQIETEEGLNTVGDLVAYVEEKTK from the coding sequence ATGTCAGTATTTGAAAAAGTACAAGAAATTATCGTTGAGGAACTTGGTAAAGAAGCAGATGAAATCAAAATGGAAACAACTTTTGATGACTTAGATGCTGATTCACTTGATGTATTCCAAGTCATTTCAGAGATTGAAGATGCTTTTGATATTCAAATTGAAACTGAAGAAGGTTTGAATACTGTAGGTGATTTAGTTGCCTATGTTGAAGAAAAAACAAAATAA
- a CDS encoding beta-ketoacyl-ACP synthase III has protein sequence MPYSKISQVAHYLPDQVVSNDDLASILETNDEWISSRTGIRKRRISKSETTSDLASQIARQLLEKSGYQATDIDFIIVATISADTVMPSVAAKVQAYTGATKAFAFDMTAACSGFVFALAMADKLISSGAYQKGIVIGAETLSKSLDWSDRSTAVLFGDGAGGVLLEASETCHFLAESLNTDGRRGSSLTSGQSGLNSPFSDETDSSPFIRMDGRAIFDFAIRDVAKNIKKLIEDSSLSKENIDYFLLHQANQRILDKMARKIACPREKFLENMMNYGNTSAASIPILLSEAVQDGHILLDGSQTVLLSGFGGGLTWGSLIVKI, from the coding sequence ATGCCTTATTCAAAAATTAGTCAGGTAGCTCATTATTTACCTGATCAAGTGGTTAGTAATGATGACTTGGCTAGTATTTTAGAGACAAACGATGAGTGGATTTCTTCACGGACAGGCATTAGAAAACGACGTATATCAAAATCGGAAACGACTAGTGATTTAGCTAGTCAAATTGCTCGGCAATTGCTAGAAAAATCAGGTTATCAAGCAACTGATATCGATTTTATTATTGTTGCTACAATTTCTGCTGATACCGTTATGCCTTCAGTGGCAGCTAAGGTTCAAGCCTATACCGGTGCAACAAAAGCTTTTGCTTTTGATATGACTGCTGCTTGTAGTGGCTTTGTCTTTGCTTTAGCCATGGCTGATAAGTTGATTAGTTCAGGGGCTTATCAAAAAGGGATTGTTATCGGAGCTGAAACTCTTTCTAAGAGCTTGGATTGGTCAGATCGTTCGACTGCTGTTCTTTTTGGTGATGGTGCTGGAGGTGTTTTGTTAGAAGCATCTGAAACGTGTCATTTTTTAGCAGAGTCTTTGAATACTGATGGTAGAAGAGGGTCTAGCTTAACATCTGGGCAGAGCGGGTTGAATTCACCTTTTTCTGATGAAACGGACAGTTCTCCTTTTATCCGAATGGATGGAAGAGCTATCTTTGATTTTGCTATTCGAGATGTTGCCAAAAACATCAAGAAGTTGATAGAAGATTCCTCGTTATCAAAAGAAAATATTGATTATTTCTTGCTTCATCAAGCAAATCAACGCATTTTAGATAAAATGGCTAGGAAGATTGCTTGTCCTCGTGAGAAATTCTTAGAAAACATGATGAACTATGGTAATACTAGCGCAGCAAGTATACCAATTCTCCTATCCGAGGCAGTTCAAGATGGTCATATTTTATTAGATGGTAGCCAAACTGTCTTACTTTCTGGTTTTGGTGGAGGTTTGACATGGGGAAGTCTAATTGTTAAAATCTAG
- the fabT gene encoding fatty acid biosynthesis transcriptional regulator FabT, producing MEYTKINDYLVDVFNRILVIEEMSLKTSQFKDVSIKEMHTIEIIGKFENVTPSDIARELMVTLGTVTTSLNKLEAKGYIERRRSSSDRRVVYLNLTKKGRLLDRLHAQFHKNMVGHVVADMDEEAMKALLRGLENLHQFLEDLV from the coding sequence TTGGAATATACAAAAATAAATGACTACTTAGTTGACGTATTCAATCGAATTTTGGTCATTGAAGAAATGAGTTTGAAAACTAGCCAGTTCAAGGACGTTTCTATAAAAGAGATGCATACTATTGAAATTATTGGAAAGTTTGAAAACGTTACTCCAAGTGATATTGCTAGAGAGCTTATGGTGACTTTAGGAACTGTAACTACTAGTCTCAACAAACTCGAAGCTAAAGGCTATATTGAGCGAAGACGCTCAAGTTCAGACCGTCGAGTTGTCTATTTAAATTTGACGAAAAAAGGAAGGCTCTTGGATCGGTTACATGCTCAATTTCATAAAAACATGGTTGGGCATGTTGTTGCAGACATGGATGAAGAAGCTATGAAAGCACTTCTAAGAGGCTTAGAAAATCTACATCAGTTTCTGGAGGACTTGGTTTAA
- a CDS encoding enoyl-CoA hydratase: MTFQNIMFERESDLAILTLNRPEVSNGFNVPMCQEMLHAIKAVATDDTIRFLIIKAKGSVFSVGGDLVEMEKAVANDDIQSLVDIAKLVQEISFAIKRLSKPVIMCTDGAVAGAAANMALAVDFCISSLKTKFIQAFVNVALAPDAGGLFFLTRAVGLNRATHLVMTGEGVTAKKAQEYGFVYKAVESPELEKTLSQLLKRLRRGSSNSYAAMKKLVWESFFKEWTDYAHLELDLQEQLAFKEDFKEGVRAFSERRLPKFQGK; the protein is encoded by the coding sequence ATGACATTTCAAAATATTATGTTTGAAAGAGAAAGTGACTTAGCTATTTTAACTCTCAACAGACCGGAAGTATCAAATGGTTTCAACGTTCCAATGTGTCAGGAGATGCTACATGCAATCAAGGCTGTTGCTACTGATGATACGATACGTTTTTTGATTATCAAGGCGAAGGGATCGGTATTCTCCGTAGGGGGGGATCTGGTTGAAATGGAGAAAGCTGTGGCTAATGATGACATCCAGTCACTTGTGGATATTGCTAAATTAGTTCAGGAAATCTCATTTGCAATCAAGCGATTATCGAAGCCAGTAATCATGTGTACTGATGGAGCAGTTGCTGGAGCAGCAGCAAACATGGCTCTGGCAGTTGATTTTTGTATTTCCAGTCTGAAAACAAAATTTATCCAAGCTTTTGTCAATGTCGCCTTAGCACCGGATGCTGGTGGACTCTTCTTTTTGACAAGGGCAGTAGGTCTTAATCGAGCAACACATCTGGTCATGACAGGAGAAGGCGTAACAGCTAAAAAAGCTCAAGAATATGGTTTTGTTTATAAAGCAGTCGAAAGCCCAGAGCTTGAAAAAACGTTAAGCCAACTCTTAAAAAGATTAAGACGAGGTTCATCGAATTCCTATGCTGCCATGAAAAAGCTTGTTTGGGAAAGTTTTTTTAAGGAATGGACGGATTATGCCCATCTAGAATTAGATCTCCAAGAACAACTTGCATTTAAAGAGGATTTCAAGGAAGGTGTTAGAGCTTTCTCGGAAAGACGATTACCTAAATTTCAAGGAAAATAG
- the dnaJ gene encoding molecular chaperone DnaJ, with amino-acid sequence MNNTEFYDRLGVSKNASQDEIKKAYRKMSKKYHPDINKEAGAEQKYKDIQEAYETLSDSQKRAAYDQYGAAGAQGGFGGGAGGFGGFDGSGFGGFEDIFSSFFGGGGGMRNPNAPRQGDDLQYRVNLSFEEAIFGAEKEVSYHREATCHTCAGSGAKPGTSPVTCGRCHGSGVINVDTQTPLGMMRRQVTCDVCHGTGQEIKEPCQTCHGTGHEKETHKVSVKIPAGVETGQQIRLQGQGEAGFNGGPYGDLFVVLNVLPSKKFERNGSTIYYTMNISFVQAALGDVVDIPTVHGDVEMAIPAGTQTGKVFRLKGKGAPKLRGAGQGDQHVTINIVTPTKLNDKQKEALQAFAQASGQEISTPKKKGFFDKMKDALEDI; translated from the coding sequence ATGAATAATACAGAATTTTATGATCGCTTGGGGGTATCAAAGAATGCCTCGCAAGATGAAATTAAAAAAGCTTATCGGAAGATGTCAAAAAAATATCATCCAGACATCAATAAAGAAGCTGGAGCTGAGCAAAAATATAAAGACATTCAGGAAGCCTATGAAACTTTGAGTGACTCACAAAAACGTGCTGCTTATGATCAATATGGTGCAGCAGGTGCACAAGGTGGTTTTGGTGGCGGTGCTGGTGGATTCGGTGGCTTTGATGGCTCTGGATTCGGTGGCTTTGAAGATATTTTCTCCAGCTTCTTTGGAGGGGGTGGCGGGATGCGTAATCCCAATGCTCCAAGACAAGGTGATGACTTACAGTACCGCGTTAACTTATCCTTTGAAGAAGCTATTTTTGGAGCTGAAAAAGAAGTTTCTTACCATCGTGAAGCAACATGTCATACGTGTGCGGGCTCGGGAGCTAAACCTGGAACTAGTCCCGTAACATGTGGTCGCTGTCATGGTTCTGGTGTTATCAATGTAGACACTCAAACACCGCTTGGAATGATGCGTCGTCAAGTAACCTGTGATGTTTGTCATGGAACTGGACAAGAAATTAAAGAACCGTGTCAAACTTGTCATGGAACAGGTCATGAAAAAGAGACTCATAAAGTTTCTGTGAAAATTCCAGCAGGGGTAGAAACAGGTCAACAGATTCGTTTGCAAGGTCAAGGTGAAGCAGGGTTTAATGGAGGTCCTTACGGAGACTTGTTCGTGGTCTTAAATGTTCTTCCAAGTAAGAAATTCGAACGGAACGGCTCAACCATTTACTATACAATGAACATTAGCTTTGTACAAGCTGCTTTGGGAGACGTGGTGGATATCCCTACTGTACATGGAGATGTTGAAATGGCAATCCCTGCAGGAACACAAACAGGAAAAGTTTTCCGCTTGAAAGGGAAAGGTGCACCTAAACTTCGGGGTGCAGGTCAGGGTGATCAGCATGTTACAATTAATATCGTGACTCCAACCAAGCTAAACGATAAACAAAAAGAGGCTCTCCAAGCTTTTGCGCAAGCAAGTGGCCAAGAAATTAGCACACCAAAGAAAAAAGGTTTCTTTGATAAAATGAAGGATGCTTTAGAAGATATTTAA
- the dnaK gene encoding molecular chaperone DnaK — translation MSKIIGIDLGTTNSAVAVLEGAESKIIANPEGNRTTPSVVSFKNGEIIVGDAAKRQAVTNPETIISIKSKMGTSEKVAANGKEYTPQEISAMILQYLKGYAEDYLGEKVTKAVITVPAYFNDAQRQATKDAGKIAGLEVERIVNEPTAAALAYGLDKTDKEEKILVFDLGGGTFDVSILELGDGVFDVLATAGDNKLGGDDFDQKIIDFLVEEFKKENGIDLSQDKMALQRLKDAAEKAKKDLSGVTQTQISLPFITAGAAGPLHLEMSLSRAKFDDLTRDLVERTKTPVRQALSDAGLSLSEIDEVILVGGSTRIPAVVEAVKAETGKEPNKSVNPDEVVAMGAAIQGGVITGDVKDVVLLDVTPLSLGIETMGGVFTKLIDRNTTIPTSKSQVFSTAADNQPAVDIHVLQGERPMAADNKTLGRFQLTDIPAAPRGIPQIEVTFDIDKNGIVSVKAKDLGTQKEQHIVIKSNDGLSEEEIDRMMKDAEANAEADAKRKEEVDLKNEVDQAIFATEKTIKETEGKGFDTERDAAQSALDELKKAQESGNLEDMKAKLEALNEKAQGLAVKMYEQAAAAQQAAQGAEETQSTDSNKGDDVVDGEFTEK, via the coding sequence ATGTCTAAAATTATTGGTATTGACTTAGGAACAACAAACTCAGCAGTTGCAGTTCTTGAAGGAGCTGAAAGTAAAATTATCGCTAATCCAGAAGGAAATCGTACAACACCTTCAGTAGTATCATTTAAAAATGGAGAAATTATTGTCGGTGATGCTGCTAAACGTCAAGCAGTGACAAACCCTGAAACTATTATCTCTATTAAATCTAAAATGGGAACTTCAGAAAAAGTTGCAGCAAATGGAAAAGAATATACTCCACAGGAAATCTCTGCAATGATTCTTCAATACCTTAAAGGATATGCTGAAGATTACCTTGGTGAAAAAGTAACAAAAGCTGTTATCACAGTTCCGGCTTACTTTAACGATGCCCAACGTCAAGCAACAAAAGATGCAGGTAAAATTGCAGGTCTTGAAGTAGAACGTATCGTCAATGAACCAACTGCAGCAGCTCTTGCTTACGGTCTTGATAAGACAGATAAAGAAGAAAAAATCTTGGTATTTGACCTTGGTGGTGGTACCTTTGACGTTTCAATCCTTGAACTAGGAGATGGTGTTTTCGATGTACTTGCTACCGCTGGTGACAATAAACTTGGTGGGGATGACTTTGACCAAAAAATCATTGATTTCTTAGTAGAAGAATTTAAAAAAGAAAATGGTATTGATTTATCTCAAGATAAAATGGCCTTGCAACGTTTGAAAGATGCTGCTGAAAAAGCTAAGAAAGATCTTTCAGGTGTGACTCAAACACAAATTTCATTACCATTCATCACTGCAGGTGCTGCTGGGCCGCTTCACTTGGAAATGAGCCTGTCTCGTGCTAAATTTGATGATTTAACACGTGATCTTGTTGAACGCACTAAGACTCCAGTCCGTCAAGCTCTTTCAGATGCAGGATTATCCTTATCAGAAATTGACGAAGTTATCTTAGTTGGTGGTTCAACTCGTATCCCAGCTGTTGTCGAAGCTGTTAAAGCTGAGACTGGTAAAGAACCTAATAAATCAGTAAACCCTGATGAAGTTGTTGCTATGGGTGCTGCTATTCAAGGTGGTGTCATTACTGGAGATGTTAAAGACGTTGTTCTTCTTGATGTTACCCCATTGTCACTTGGTATCGAAACTATGGGTGGTGTCTTCACTAAATTGATTGACCGTAACACAACTATCCCAACATCGAAATCACAAGTCTTTTCAACAGCTGCAGACAATCAACCAGCCGTTGATATCCACGTTCTCCAAGGGGAACGCCCAATGGCAGCAGACAACAAGACTCTTGGACGTTTCCAATTGACAGATATTCCTGCAGCTCCTCGTGGTATTCCACAAATCGAAGTAACTTTTGACATTGATAAAAATGGTATTGTTTCTGTAAAAGCAAAAGACCTTGGCACACAAAAAGAGCAACACATCGTTATTAAGTCAAACGACGGTCTTTCAGAAGAAGAGATTGACCGCATGATGAAAGATGCAGAAGCAAATGCAGAAGCAGATGCTAAACGTAAAGAAGAAGTAGACCTTAAGAACGAAGTAGATCAAGCTATCTTTGCAACTGAGAAAACAATCAAAGAAACAGAAGGTAAGGGCTTCGATACAGAGCGTGATGCTGCACAATCAGCTCTTGATGAATTGAAGAAAGCGCAAGAATCTGGCAACCTTGAAGATATGAAAGCAAAACTTGAAGCACTCAACGAAAAAGCACAAGGGCTTGCAGTTAAAATGTATGAACAAGCGGCAGCAGCACAACAAGCCGCTCAAGGAGCAGAAGAAACACAATCAACAGATTCAAATAAAGGCGATGATGTTGTTGATGGTGAGTTTACTGAAAAATAA
- the grpE gene encoding nucleotide exchange factor GrpE → MSKKDKEDIQKEEIENVTEETEQKKVEETEAPIEKTELELALEKAEDFENKYLRAHAEMQNIQRRANEERQSLQRYRSQDLAKKILPSLDNLERALAVEGLTDDVKKGLVMVQESLIQALKEEGIEEVATESFDHNLHMAVQTLPADDNHPADSIAEVFQKGYKLHERLLRPAMVLVYN, encoded by the coding sequence TTGTCAAAGAAAGATAAAGAAGATATTCAAAAAGAAGAAATTGAAAATGTGACCGAAGAGACTGAGCAAAAAAAGGTTGAGGAAACTGAGGCACCCATTGAAAAAACGGAGTTAGAACTAGCACTTGAGAAGGCAGAAGATTTTGAAAATAAGTACCTTCGTGCCCATGCTGAAATGCAAAATATCCAGCGCCGAGCTAATGAAGAACGTCAAAGTCTTCAACGTTATCGTTCACAGGATTTAGCTAAAAAAATCTTACCAAGCTTAGATAATCTTGAACGTGCTCTTGCTGTTGAAGGCTTAACCGACGATGTTAAAAAAGGTTTAGTGATGGTTCAAGAAAGCCTCATCCAGGCATTAAAAGAAGAAGGAATTGAAGAAGTAGCAACAGAAAGCTTTGATCATAATTTGCATATGGCAGTGCAAACATTGCCAGCTGATGATAATCATCCAGCAGATAGCATTGCAGAGGTTTTCCAAAAAGGCTATAAGCTTCATGAAAGACTACTCAGACCAGCAATGGTTCTTGTTTATAATTAA
- the hrcA gene encoding heat-inducible transcriptional repressor HrcA — translation MITERQNEILNLIVDLFTQTHEPVGSKALQASIETSSATIRNEMAKLEKLGLLEKAHTSSGRMPSAAGFKYFVEHSLNLDSIDERDVYQLVKAFDFEAFKLEDILAKASHVLAAITGYTVAILDVEPSRQKLTGFEIVQLSNHDALAVLNLDESKPITVQFAIPKNFLKRDLFILKEIVDERLLGRELMDVHYKLRTEIPQVLQKYFTVTDNVLDLFDYIFKGLFQESVFVDGKVHALDYAGLQTYQYLDNEQSLALTIRQSMAENEMATVQVADSSEPALADLSLLTYKFLIPYRGFGLLSLIGPIDMNYRRNVSLINVVGRILAVKLRDYYRYLNSNHYEVH, via the coding sequence GTGATCACAGAGCGTCAGAATGAAATTCTAAATTTGATTGTTGACTTGTTCACGCAAACTCATGAACCGGTCGGATCAAAAGCTCTGCAAGCAAGTATAGAGACAAGTAGCGCAACCATTCGTAATGAAATGGCTAAGCTTGAGAAATTAGGGTTGTTAGAAAAAGCTCATACCTCTAGTGGACGAATGCCTAGTGCGGCAGGGTTTAAATATTTTGTCGAGCATTCTTTGAATCTTGACAGTATTGATGAAAGAGATGTCTATCAGCTTGTAAAAGCTTTTGATTTTGAAGCCTTTAAGCTAGAGGATATACTGGCAAAAGCAAGTCATGTCTTAGCTGCGATTACAGGTTATACAGTTGCTATTTTGGATGTAGAGCCGTCAAGGCAAAAGCTGACAGGTTTTGAAATTGTTCAACTTTCCAATCATGATGCTTTAGCAGTCCTTAATCTGGATGAATCTAAGCCAATTACAGTTCAGTTTGCCATTCCTAAAAACTTTCTAAAACGTGATTTATTCATCTTAAAGGAAATTGTAGATGAACGTTTACTGGGACGAGAACTGATGGATGTTCACTACAAACTAAGAACTGAAATTCCTCAAGTTCTTCAGAAATATTTCACGGTAACGGATAATGTTTTGGACTTGTTTGATTATATTTTTAAGGGATTATTCCAAGAAAGTGTTTTTGTAGATGGTAAGGTTCATGCCCTTGATTATGCGGGTTTACAAACTTATCAGTATTTAGATAATGAACAAAGTTTAGCTTTGACAATACGCCAAAGTATGGCGGAAAATGAGATGGCTACCGTTCAAGTTGCTGATAGTAGTGAACCAGCTTTAGCAGACTTAAGTCTTTTGACTTATAAATTTCTTATCCCTTATCGAGGATTTGGTTTGCTTAGCCTAATAGGCCCCATTGATATGAATTATCGACGAAATGTTAGTTTAATTAACGTGGTGGGACGTATTTTGGCGGTGAAACTAAGAGATTACTATCGCTATTTAAATAGTAATCATTACGAGGTTCATTAG
- a CDS encoding glycoside hydrolase family 73 protein, translated as MRARLKLPVFLGILVFFLLICVFPLVINSHSNQAYKRVKVPYTQKEFIKKIGKEVIPYAKVYGIRSSIIIGQILLESQNGQTLLASRYHNLFGMEARPGQAFANLYVSKNVASQQNNSFVRFTRYPDWQNSIADYFSTLRKGQVWDKQLYRELAIQEGYKAPAQALEDYIYSYDKDYSNKLIKVIEDNDLTRFDK; from the coding sequence ATGAGAGCGCGTTTGAAACTACCTGTATTTTTAGGAATACTTGTCTTCTTTCTATTGATTTGTGTCTTTCCGCTTGTTATTAATAGTCATTCTAATCAAGCTTACAAAAGGGTAAAAGTTCCTTATACCCAAAAGGAATTTATAAAAAAAATAGGTAAGGAAGTTATCCCTTATGCCAAAGTTTACGGTATTCGATCGTCAATTATTATTGGTCAAATTTTGTTGGAAAGCCAGAATGGTCAAACACTTTTAGCTTCACGTTATCACAATTTGTTCGGAATGGAAGCTAGACCTGGTCAAGCATTTGCAAACTTGTATGTTTCAAAAAATGTTGCTTCTCAACAAAATAATAGCTTTGTTCGTTTCACCCGTTATCCGGATTGGCAGAATTCAATTGCTGATTATTTTTCAACTCTACGTAAAGGACAAGTTTGGGATAAACAACTCTATCGGGAGTTAGCTATACAAGAAGGTTATAAGGCTCCTGCTCAAGCTCTTGAAGATTACATCTATTCTTACGATAAAGATTACTCTAATAAACTGATCAAAGTTATTGAAGATAATGACTTGACTCGATTCGATAAATGA
- a CDS encoding M15 family metallopeptidase produces MKNNKLLLFLMQVLALLLFAFCLYIFIKGDAALLNPKKAQESQTVTRKKVTTPSKADGDLPKVSLKDWELVLVNRDHTKEEMNPELAEINGIYVDKRIADATADFLAAAQAVDPQEHLISGYRSVEYQAQLYQTYLAQEMAKDPNLTQEAAEKLVQTYSQPAGSSEHQTGLAIDMSTVDQLNQSDPAVVKQIIALAPKYGFVLRFKDDKKESTGVGYEDWHYRYVGKKSAAYMTKHNLSLEEYIKVLKEKQ; encoded by the coding sequence ATGAAAAATAATAAGTTATTACTTTTTTTGATGCAGGTCTTAGCCCTGCTTTTGTTTGCTTTTTGCTTATATATCTTTATTAAGGGTGACGCCGCTCTTTTAAATCCTAAAAAGGCTCAAGAGAGTCAGACTGTTACCAGGAAAAAGGTAACAACTCCTTCGAAAGCTGATGGTGATTTACCAAAGGTTTCACTCAAAGATTGGGAGTTGGTTTTAGTTAACCGTGACCATACAAAAGAAGAAATGAATCCGGAACTTGCGGAGATTAATGGTATCTATGTGGATAAAAGGATTGCAGATGCCACAGCTGATTTCTTAGCGGCAGCTCAGGCTGTTGATCCTCAGGAACATCTTATTTCGGGCTATAGAAGTGTTGAGTATCAGGCGCAGCTTTATCAAACTTACCTTGCTCAGGAAATGGCAAAGGATCCTAATCTAACACAAGAAGCCGCGGAGAAACTGGTTCAAACCTACTCTCAACCAGCGGGTTCTAGTGAACATCAAACTGGCCTAGCTATTGATATGAGTACGGTTGATCAGCTAAACCAAAGCGATCCAGCAGTTGTTAAACAAATTATTGCTTTAGCGCCGAAATATGGTTTTGTACTACGATTTAAGGATGACAAAAAGGAGAGTACTGGTGTTGGATATGAAGATTGGCATTATCGCTATGTGGGTAAGAAATCGGCAGCATATATGACAAAGCATAACCTTTCTTTAGAAGAATATATTAAGGTCTTAAAGGAGAAACAATGA
- a CDS encoding histidine phosphatase family protein, whose translation MSKTRLYIARHGKTMFNTIGRAQGWSDTPLTKKGEEGIRELGLGLKDAGIPFKAAFSSDSGRTMQTMEIILKESENEFLPYTRDKRIREWCFGSLDGAYDAELFMGVLPRTKAFEGKKDMRDVPYSELAESIVEVDTANWAEPWEVLKKRIYEGFEAIALSIENSGGGNAIVVSHGMTIGTFMWLIDPNREKQFIDNGSVTIVDFEEGQFRIKTIGDMSYRYRGQEIIEKISNEK comes from the coding sequence ATGTCGAAAACGAGATTATATATTGCCCGTCATGGAAAAACCATGTTTAATACAATTGGTCGCGCTCAAGGTTGGAGTGATACCCCCTTAACTAAAAAAGGAGAAGAGGGGATTCGAGAATTAGGCCTTGGCTTAAAAGATGCAGGCATTCCTTTTAAAGCAGCTTTCTCCAGCGATTCTGGTCGAACAATGCAAACTATGGAGATTATTCTTAAGGAATCCGAAAATGAATTTCTCCCCTATACTAGAGATAAAAGAATTCGTGAATGGTGTTTTGGTAGCTTAGATGGTGCCTATGATGCAGAGCTTTTTATGGGGGTTTTACCAAGAACTAAAGCCTTTGAAGGAAAAAAAGACATGCGTGATGTTCCATATTCTGAGCTGGCTGAAAGTATTGTTGAGGTCGACACTGCTAATTGGGCTGAGCCTTGGGAGGTTTTGAAAAAACGCATTTATGAAGGATTTGAAGCTATAGCTTTATCCATTGAAAATTCTGGAGGTGGCAATGCTATTGTTGTTAGTCATGGTATGACGATTGGAACTTTTATGTGGTTAATTGATCCTAACCGTGAAAAACAATTTATTGATAACGGCAGTGTGACTATTGTTGACTTTGAAGAAGGGCAATTTCGCATCAAAACTATTGGTGATATGAGTTATCGTTACCGGGGCCAAGAGATTATAGAGAAAATATCAAATGAAAAATAA
- a CDS encoding CsbD family protein yields the protein MTEQKLDSKFEEVKGRAKEAAGKVLGDKKLEVEGLVEKEIGKIKQKFEK from the coding sequence ATGACAGAACAAAAGTTAGATTCTAAATTTGAAGAAGTAAAAGGTCGTGCTAAAGAGGCTGCTGGAAAAGTCCTCGGGGATAAAAAGTTGGAAGTTGAAGGCTTGGTCGAAAAGGAAATTGGCAAGATCAAACAAAAATTCGAAAAGTAA